Proteins from a genomic interval of Nitrospina gracilis Nb-211:
- a CDS encoding RNA methyltransferase → MTDPTPSNIHIALVHFPVYNKVGDIVTSSVTTLDVHDISRISRTYNIATFYVVTPLATQQVLVERMMKHWKEGYGATYNPTRKEALLVTRVKNVLDESIADIAQRTGKRPKIVIPDAKAFPQSRDYAAIREELKNQDEQYLLVFGTGWGLEHGLVQRADFVLAPIEGLSGYNHLPVRAAIAVILDRLLAREA, encoded by the coding sequence GTGACCGACCCGACTCCCTCCAACATCCACATCGCACTGGTGCATTTCCCGGTGTACAACAAGGTGGGCGACATCGTGACCTCGTCGGTCACCACGCTGGATGTGCATGACATCTCGCGCATCTCGCGCACCTACAACATCGCCACCTTCTACGTGGTCACCCCGCTGGCCACCCAGCAGGTGCTGGTGGAACGCATGATGAAACACTGGAAGGAGGGCTACGGCGCCACCTACAACCCGACCCGCAAAGAAGCGCTGTTGGTCACGCGGGTCAAAAACGTGCTCGACGAATCCATCGCCGACATCGCTCAGCGCACCGGGAAACGGCCGAAGATCGTCATTCCCGACGCCAAGGCCTTTCCGCAGAGCCGGGATTACGCCGCCATCCGCGAGGAGTTGAAAAACCAGGACGAACAGTACCTGCTGGTGTTCGGCACCGGCTGGGGGCTGGAGCACGGGCTGGTCCAGCGGGCGGATTTCGTGCTGGCCCCCATCGAGGGCCTGAGCGGCTACAACCACCTGCCCGTCCGGGCCGCCATTGCCGTCATTCTGGACCGGCTTCTGGCCCGGGAGGCCTGA